Proteins co-encoded in one Oncorhynchus nerka isolate Pitt River unplaced genomic scaffold, Oner_Uvic_2.0 unplaced_scaffold_2158, whole genome shotgun sequence genomic window:
- the LOC135567317 gene encoding dynein regulatory complex protein 11-like, translating into MCRRSRSYCRPSLVRDRNTRSWRRLRRLVQEENEAEYQRALVSIKESVRAVDGPDLRETLQEQIRQWFIECRDATGKFPDFPNAEDGGSTAIFSQKTPDQVAAELAAKEEEKEEKRKDNINKDKKGGKDRKDQKKDKKRRSKQKKGGKEEGEAQSHWTCTIKTIKYTSATKSEAKR; encoded by the exons atgtgcagaagatctaggagCTACTGTAGGCCGTCCTtggtcagagacagaaacaccagatc GTGGAGACGACTCCGCAGGCTGGTCCAGGAGGAGAATGAGGCTGAGTACCAGAGGGCCCTGGTCAGCATCAAGGAGTCTGTGCGTGCCGTGGACGGCCCTGACCTACGGGAAACACTGCAGGAGCAGATCAGACAGTGGTTTATCGAGTGCCG AGATGCCACTGGAAAGTTTCCTGACTTCCCCAATGCTGAGGATGGTGGATCAACAGCCATATTTTCACAGAAGACACCTGACCAG GTCGCTGCAGAGTTAGCAgcgaaagaggaagagaaggaggagaagaggaaagacaaCATAAATAAAGATAAGAAGGGTGGGAAGGACCGCAAGGATCAGAAGAAAGACAAGAAGCGGAGAAGCAAACAGAAGAAAGGAGGAAAAGAAGAAGGAGAG GCCCAATCCCACTGGACGTGCACAATTAAGACCATAAAATACACCTCCGCTACTAAATCAGAAGCTAAGCGGTAG